The stretch of DNA TTTCTCTTTTTACCCACTTGTTTCATGTTTCAGCACATATGGATGGTGTCAATATAGAGAGTGCCACAAGCCAAAAGAACACATGTATCGATATTGATGCCACCCAGGAAGCTCCTAGCTCTTCGCACTCCTTGAGCAACAAGCAAGATCCTTGTGGTAAACTCAATAATTAAGTCATACTCAgttatcattgtttttattcAAGCAATTCAGACATCGGAAAAGTTGGGGGATTGGAAACCTTTTTAGTGCAActcagtaacaataaaaaatgcaGCATGGTCGCATTCACAATTTATAATGTCTCATTGCTATGCTCCGATATTCATAACTAAATGTGACTCTTTACTCAGGGTATTGAATGAGTTGCTCCGCTTTCCTTATAAATTGTGCAGTATATGAGGCAATTCTATGTAACTAACCATGCGCTGGTGCAATCATACCACTCTGTGACCATATTTTAGAATACCTTCACAGACCAGCAGGCAGACAAGTATCTCCGGAAGTACGTGTAGACTACTCACAATACGTCAGCTTAGTGTCTGGTTAGTATTAGTAGCATGGTTAAAGGCATGCATGTTGTTAACTCTATCAGATGTAAATAGTGTGATTGGTAGGCATAGGTATATCCTGACATTCACTTTATAACACCCCAACCCTACAAGAAAAATATAACTGCACACAACAGTAACTATTATGCCATGCCCATACTGAGTAGGGTGCTTACAACTTTCATGTTCATTACAATGAAACGACTTCCATGGATCATGGCTTAAACAGCAATGTTTTCACTCAACCCATTGGAAGCCATCAGCATGGCATAAATAGTCACCATAGCCCAAAGCAAAGGCCTTTTGTTAATTTCAATACAATCATGGAATTTACTGAATGACTTAAGGTGGATAGGCTTATTTTCCTACCCACCCTCTCTGGCTAAAAATCCAAAACCTACTTGTAAAATGCATTATATGGCAACTTCCTCAAAGGCCTAGATgtgcattattataatataggTGGTGATTAACTAGCTAAGCTCTTtataaacagagttattaaactGCAAGACCAGTTAGCAAGTTATGAGATATGTTTGCTTACCAGGATAGTAAAGAACTGTAGTTGACTGATGGCAATGATATACTCTCACTCACATTGAAGCTACACAGCAATCAGCAAGTGAAACTCTTTATGATTGAAATCCTGTTTCTGATATCAAACAGCCAATGTTGTATTTTCCTGAATTCAACTGCAGCATGATTATTGCCCGAGCCTTGCCCGGCTACTATAGCACCTTAGCTACCACCTTAGCCAAATGAGTTTGCGTGATAATATGATATGTACCCCAATGGTATTTTGACTCTTTTGAGttcaatgtgaaattgtttTCCTTTTCAGAGAATATAGAATCTGAGCCAAGAAGGACAAGAAGGACATTTATAGAAATCAGTGAGGAAAAATGGGGCTTGGTCAGAGATAGATTGTTCAGTTTGTTTCAAGACGGAATGGCTATATTAACTGCAGTACATGATTTAGGtagattttttgttatttgtcaGAACTTGCCAGAACATTGATTTGAATGCTTAAAATTCTCGCTCCTATGACTTGTTAACACAACATTTGGCGGCTTAAGATCAAGAGCTCAAGCCATTAGGATAGTTCGCCAACAATTGACGTTGTATTTATTGTGCTTTAATTTACTTAATAATTGCTTCTCCTAGGTCAAAGAGCAGCATATTCAAGCACCGAGTGCCGGGATTGTCTAGGGACAGAGAGTGAATCATATGAACAAGAGATATACATAATTAATCAGGGTTAGTTGAGTTTATACTGGGGATGCAGGACAATGGCTTGTCGCAGTTGGCTGCGGAGTGACAAAACCCAAACTGCATAATCGACTGTGTTAACAAACATCCTTGTAAAGTGTGTGGTTTGAAGTATGGACCATCAGGGCTTTATGATCTTGCTGGCCGAAAGGCATCAACATTCATAATAGTGAGGGTTGGACTCCCCTCCATGCCACAGCCTCTTGTGGATACATAGTATATTGCCAGGTGTCTTTTGATTGTGGTTAACGGCCCAGTCAATCCACATACCAGAGTTTTTGATGCTCCGAGAGTCACAAGGCTCAAAGTATGATATTTGTTTAGTCGTGTCATGTTTTACCACACAGTTTTTGTTCCTTTTATCTCTCTTTTTTATCAATTGAATGACAGGTCATGTGTATAATTGTGACCAACCAAATAATATCATAGTCTTCCTTCTAAAAATAGGCAATACATTCTGATTTTAGGTTTCAGGCATCTATCCTGTTATGTTTGTCTGACATGCGGAATCAGGGAAGACCCAATACAGTTAATGCGCCTCGGATTGTTTCCTTTATCTCCTGACAAATTTGTTTTCTTCTCATTTGAAGTTTTGAATTTGTTGTCTGCTATGACTAACTTCAATGCTTTAGTGAGTTATGCAACTATAGCCAGCGCAGTTAACTTCAACACGAAGAAGAGTTTTCAGGTATGTGAGTAATTTGCTGGTTCATGGATCGTTTTTGTGTGTAGGTGTGTAGTAAACTTCGCACGCTAATTAAACTCATGATCACAAACAACCTCACCGCTTCATTTACTAAGTGTGTATAGTTTTGAAAATGAATGTCTGTTTACTTATCAGTTACAAATCTCTAACCAAGCGCATTATGCCAGTATTTGCAAAGGGTGTACCCCAAAACGCTTTCAATTGGGAAGGGAAGCATTTTCACATTTGGTACACAAGCTAATATGAACCCTCAATAACGTGTACAGCTTTTTTCCAAAATATCAGATGAGGAGTTTATCTCACAGcttctgatttttaataaatggtGCAAAGCAAAAGATGTATAACTCACCTAAATACTACCTAAACTATGCTATTATTACACTTCTGGCAATTTCTGAGCTATTTGGGATAGTCTTCAAGCTTCAAACTAATATTAACATTGGTGATGATCACAATGTATTTTGCACTTCATATTTATTTACAGATGTACAACGTAAGGCCTGAAGTTATCAATTGTGTCATGAGGGAGTGGAAGAGGTTGGAGGAACTAGCAATGAGTGAGGAACATAATCTTCTACAGTGTCCAGCCTGTAGCACAAAGCCACACACCATTAAcgttgatggtaactctaagcTATACCGCTATAAGAAAGCAGGAGGGTAAGTACTCCTATACTGCCCGAATTTCCAAAGAATATTGATGTATGGCGCTGGTGATTGTCTTTCAAGTAGCACCTATAAGCAgtgttatttataatttttagggTGACTGAGATTGATTATAAGTCTGAGCTCATATTAGACTCTACTGATGTTGACAGAGAGGTTGATAAACTCAGAGGCAGTAAATCAGGCACAGCTGTTCAAGAGGTGAATTAAAATTTGATTGCTCCATTTGGTTCACACTTAGCACTAACTTTCTGTCTCATGAGTACCATAAAATATAGTTCATCCCAATTGCAACAGTCAAATCACATTCTAGATGTGTTAGACTATTTGGCTGCACAAATATTTAGCTGTTAGTTGGATTACATAGCAGAAGGCCTGTGGTGTAAACTGCTAGCAGCATACCCAATATTTACAGCAATAATTTGTTGAGTTTTGAATCTCCCTCCCAAGATAAGTTAAAGCTCTACTGGTATGGTGTATTTCAATTGAACTTTAACAATTTATTGTATTACTGGACATCATTGCCGGATGTTTCAGCAAGGCTACGGATGAATGAACTCGCCTACAATTTCTTAGCACCACTGACGATGCAAATTGCATAttgaaatttgagttgattGTATCTTTCATATGAATGTACAACACAAGACATTGGGATTTGATCTAAAATTGGTAATAGATTGTGAAAGAGCACACAGTTATTCCTAATTTTGATACAATCATTTTCAGAtaccaaaatttttaataatcgGTGTGTTCCTTCCAGGCCTCCTACTGTAAATAAGCACATCAATCACGTTTTTCTTGAAAGGTTGTTGACGATTCATGTGGGgagacaaaattgaaaaatgctcaAGTCGGGGGAAAGGCCCATTCTTCTAAAGATGAGACCGGCCTCATGCTAGCAACATGTCGACACGTGTTTATTCTGAAAGGACTGGACATGAAGAGAGGAGAGATATTCCAGTATCCATATATACTTCAGGTATCAGTTTGTATTTCATCTATATGTAAACAGAACTCTCTCCTAACGCTGCAAATCATAAGTTTAACATGCCATGatcataaaaaaaaattttgttgtgaAATCTAAGCCAGGCGTACTTGAAGGAACTGTCATTTTCCTAACCTTTTGCtttaaacatgaaatatctTATGGTTCATGGTGCAATTCATTGTTTTTACTTTGTTCTCTAGAAACAGTTTCCAACATCACAGTTCTTTGCCTATGATGTTGCGTGTAGGTATTACTCCTGGCTCCAGAAGTTTGATGGGGAAACAGCCAAAAAGCAAACTCCAATGTTATCCGTAATGCATGCTAAATCACACAAGTGGTCATGTCAGGtgattattgttgttatacggtataatatagcaataattcatcaagttttgccaaagCCCTTGTTGGCATAATTTTAAGTCTACCCTCAAGTAGGAAATCCTGATTTCTAAATTTAGTAGATAACTTAGAAAAAATATTCAGACATTTGTACAGTGCTTCCAAAAACCTGCATGAAAAAAGTTCTTTTTTGCTTAGTCATAAATAAACTACTGATGTAAGATTTTGGCACAGGCAAAGCGGAAAACCACTTTCACTTCAACACATGTTACAATGCCACCAGACTCTCTCCCACCCCCCCCACAGTGGTTGGCTCAGGCCTTAGCGATGTCAGTTAGtgaataacatttttataacaatTGTATTTTCAGATGAAATGGAGTGGTAAGGTGGTAAAGGGAGCTGGTCGCTCAACTGGAGAAACCTGTGAACAAGCTAACAGTTACCTCTCACGTTTAGGTCCTGTCACTCGAAACTCTCATTCTGCAGGTGCGTTTTGTAGCATCCCATGACTGACCATTTGATGAATTCCGCATAAGTTATTTAAACAGTTGGCATTGCTAGCACTGACCATTGTCCGACATGGGTTTCACCAACCATTCACCCACTCAACATTCTCAGGCAAGCTATATTATCAGGCAAGGGACTTCATATTGTCTAACTCGACCCATAATATAAGTGACAAATTCAGGCAACTCAAATGTCAAACTAACAATTACTGCCCTAAGTACCAGAGGTGTTCACCTTTTCTCTGTCACACATTTGAAAAATGCCATTTTGGTTGACTCAAAGTGAGGTGGGTGTTGTTTTGGCATAAGATTATGGTTAATTGTGGATGATGGTTGACCTGAATCTTACCGATGTGAGAGTAAGCATCATGTCATTTCGATAGCAGATTCTCATGTGTCTATGAATTGTGTCTGGTCAGGTGTCTGGGAATTTTGTGATTACCAATTTTGACCTACACTGATGTATAACATTGACTGCGGGTGAGACTGGAATAGGGGGAAGGAGGCCAGCAACTTCTCTCAATAGACCGAGTAATTAGACAATGAACTGCTTGACCTCTCAATACATGCAAACTGAGACCCATTTCTGTTGTTATGATGCTGTGGTGTATGTTTGGATACCTATCTTTTCATTGTCTGCAATAGTGCGTAGGGAGAGGATAACTCAGAGTGCTAAGTTCTGGAATAGCTGCAAGCTTTTGGAACTTCCAGTGTGGATTGCAGCACAGTTGAGCAAGGTAACAAGGTGTATTTCATTTGAGACTTAGCAATTTGGTTAACAGAATTTGTGGTATGAGCTTTGCTTCTAAAGAAGAGTATTGGTTACTAACACTTCTATTTCATGTCTAGAAAATGATAAATGGAAGAAGTTCCATATCTGAATTTGTTTCTGATTGAAATAATTGCTGTGAACCATATCTTCATCAGGGGAAACAGAACTAATTCCCTCGATGCCAGGCATGATCGGCAGAAGCTTGCATCTGGACTCATAACTCAATCAGGCTAACCAATGGGAAGGTTCAACCAATACTTGTATTTTGTAGATGAAGAGAGAAATTAAGGAAATGGAGGAGCAGTTTGTGGTGATGTGTGGAGACTTGAAGAAGAGTGAGGCTCAAATTGAACAGCTAGGAGAGGAATATTCCAAGATTGGAGAAGGTAATTGTTGTATTACACAGATGGAGAGGATGGCTTGGATTATAACGAGAGCGATATAAGAtcgtttttctttaattttgtatttaaccGAAAACGCATGGTCATCCCCAGACATGAATATAATGTGCTCGTTAAatgcaagagttgtctactcttaatgaaaacataaacatgagaGGATAACTCGCACTTGTACTAATCTCATTACAACATCCCTTCACAAGCTCAAAAGCTGGCATATCTATATAATGATCTACTAAGATAAATCGGCACATAAAACCTGTGACAACCACATAAGCTATCGTAAATTTGTATGGCTAAATGCAACGCAAGTAAACAACAAGAATATTTGTCAAGATGAGGTACGTAATAATATGCAATAGTGATTGTCTAGAGTTCATAGTTTGTTGCTCAGCGATATGATGTAGCAGCATGTCGCAGTATGGTAGTTACCATAGTTCATAGTTTGTTGCTCAGCGATATGATGTAGCAGCATGTCGCAGTATGGTAGTTACCATACTCTTAAGCTTATGCCTCATATTTATCTGGCTGTTGCCTGAGCCGCATACTCATCCTCGGGGTTGCCGCCATAGCTGATCTGACATTAACTCTGCGTCTTTCCGCATTTACGTTAGAGTCATTAACTGAGATTACTGCTGACCTGTTCCGTACCAAGTGCTGACCATTATCTCCCTCTATGATAACCTTTCGATCGCCATCTTGGTTAGCTCTGAGTACTGTGCCCTCCTGGCTACTATCTCTCACCATAACACGATCTCCACCACACACTGCTGGAAGATCTTTTGCCTTAGGATTGATATCGTGGTTCATCTTCATTCTCTCTTTGTAAAGCTCATTCTTGGCTTTAAACTTCTCATGATCGGGTAGCTTTGTCATTAGACTATCAGGATGTACTGCCAAAGTTGTCTTCAGCATCCGTCCCATAAGCAATTCAGCGGGAGAGTATACTCCTAACTGTGGTGATGCTCTGTAGGCAAGGAGAGCTATGTATGGATCTTTCTCCTTGCTGAGCAAGGATTTTACTGTTGCAACCGCTCTCTCAGCTGCACCATTGCCGCGATCATACTTCGGGCTACTTGTGACATGGGTGAATCCATATGCTTTTGCAAATATCTGAAAGTCCTCAGATGAATACTGCGGTCCGTTGTCAGACACTAAACAATCTGGAATACCGTGCCGGGAAAACATACTTTTCATGTGGGATATGACATTCTTTGATGTAGTATCTCTACCTAGTAAAGCTATCTCAGGGTATCTTGAATAATAATCTGTCACTATCAGGTAGTTGTTTCTCTCTAGTTGAAACAAGTCAGTGCCTAACATTTGCCAAGGGCGATCAGGGGTAGTGGAAGGCCTCAGGGGTTCGTATGTTATATTCAATTCTCTCTTACACACTTCACAATTAGCTATCTGTACCTCTATTGCCTTTGCCATAGACGGCCACCACAAACTGTTTCATTCGTTACATCTTTTATTCCTAAGACATAATGAGAAAATTTCTCCATTGCCCAGCACACTCCTAGCGCCTCCTTTTCTATTGCTGCATAACGTTGCTCAGTTTCACTAAGGGATCTACTAGCAGCCGCCACTAGCTTACGAGTGCCGTCACCTTGAAGTTGACTCAGAGTAGCTCCTAGTCCTTGATTGCTGGCGTCTGTGGTCACAAATGTGGGCTTTTCTGTACTGTATGGAGCAAGAATGCTTGGTTTGCTGAACAGCTCTTTGACTTCTTGAAATGCACTCTCCTGCGCATAACCCCAATGCCATTCAATACCTGTCTTCAGCAAAGCCCTCAGAGGGGCACTCTTCTCAGCCAGCTTCTCTGAGAAGCGTGCATATTGATTTGCAAGACCAAGGAAACTTCTTACAGCTGTCACGGAAGTGGGTGTGGGAAAGTCTTGTATTCCTTGTATTCGCGGTCCAGTGCTTATACCCTCCTTGGAAATGATATACCCAAGAAACTCCACACATTTTTGACCAAACTTACATTTTGACTTGTTCAGTGTCATACCCGCCGTCTTGATTGCGGCCAGGACTAGCTCCAAACTTTTGTCATGTTTCTCTTCCGTTTCTCCAAATACACACACATCGTCCATATGAACTATCACTCCTTCAATCCCATTCAGCATTCTATTCATTTCTGCTGAAAATATTTCCGGGGCACTACAAAGGCCTTGGGGAAGTCTTTCATACATGTATCTTCCCTTATGAGTCAAAAAAGTAGTCAACTTTTTTTACTCTTGACTGAGTGGTATCTGAAAAAATCCACTGTTAGCatcaatttttgaaaactttacacCGTTTCCCAGACTAGCAAGACTGCTCTCTACAGTGGCCATTGGATGAATTTCCCTCATCACATATTTGTTGAGTTGGGTGAAGTCTGTACAAATTCTAACTTTGTCTTGGCCATTTTTTGGTACAACGACCATTGGTGCAACCCAGGGTGTTGCTTCAGTAATTGGCGTGATGACTCCATCCTTCACCATCTCATCTAATGCTTGCTCTGCTTGTTTCTTTAGCGGGAATGCTATTGGTCTAGGGACGTGTATGGCAAAAGGTATGGCATCCTCCTTTAGTGTGATGGAATGTTCACTCTTCACTTTTCCTAGACCCTTGAACAGCTGCTGGTCCACATTCACATCACTCACTTCACATCTGTCAACATCCACTGATATTAACTGTAGTGTTTCACAAGCTTTTCTGATCAGCAATGGTGTCTGTTGAttctaaactacatatatatcttcTTTTGTGGCAAATTTACCAGCTTGGATGCGGCATCTTATAACCCCTAAGCAATTTAACTGTGTTTTACCTGCCCCGTATAATCTTTTAGTTGAAGGCTCTAATCTCCCTTTGAAGTGATTTGGTCCACAAACACTTAGTGCAGCCCCAGTGTCCAATTTAAAGCTGGCTGTTTGCCCCTTCTTCAAGCTTGTGTCTACTTTGACTGTAGAATGCCATGCTCCTGTGTTGATGGATTCCACTAGGTTTATTTCCCCTAAATAAACCTCCTCC from Watersipora subatra chromosome 2, tzWatSuba1.1, whole genome shotgun sequence encodes:
- the LOC137388068 gene encoding uncharacterized protein, translating into MANYDQYLDACLKEQATKRPAEDYQGYLKTCIAEQESKRGKDNTGYSDYLATVQQELGKKTENAHMDGVNIESATSQKNTCIDIDATQEAPSSSHSLSNKQDPCEYLHRPAGRQVSPEVRVDYSQYVSLVSENIESEPRRTRRTFIEISEEKWGLVRDRLFSLFQDGMAILTAVHDLGQRAAYSSTECRDCLGTESESYEQEIYIINQGFRHLSCYVCLTCGIREDPIQLMRLGLFPLSPDKFVFFSFEVLNLLSAMTNFNALVSYATIASAVNFNTKKSFQMYNVRPEVINCVMREWKRLEELAMSEEHNLLQCPACSTKPHTINVDGNSKLYRYKKAGGVTEIDYKSELILDSTDVDREVDKLRGSKSGTAVQEVVDDSCGETKLKNAQVGGKAHSSKDETGLMLATCRHVFILKGLDMKRGEIFQYPYILQKQFPTSQFFAYDVACRYYSWLQKFDGETAKKQTPMLSVMHAKSHKWSCQMKWSGKVVKGAGRSTGETCEQANSYLSRLGPVTRNSHSAVRRERITQSAKFWNSCKLLELPVWIAAQLSKMKREIKEMEEQFVVMCGDLKKSEAQIEQLGEEYSKIGEGDITPQERKMEELACRYKRLASSILSDPDSSKTKKRHRDMLTKVKGQFESEVDKYLSGRKKEKKVSKKELLQVQDTLYFPWMVAALEISPGLLAAVDLHHRINRCYEEVEVLLTERDNLIEYINDKLETGQDKSWLTKELVSKIRDCLLIQIDQPDVDDNVEFEEPELESDVDDD